From one Solanum lycopersicum chromosome 12, SLM_r2.1 genomic stretch:
- the LOC138340188 gene encoding uncharacterized protein, giving the protein MAAPLNLEEGQSSNRTPRFNGHFYSWWKVRMHDYLMAEDSELWDIVLDGPFFPTMEEKDGEKTILVPKPRQKYDEADRKKIEKGFKAKNLLVCGIVPDEYNRVSACESAKEIWDFFKTAHEGTEQVKESKIDMLTSRYEIFKMKEGETIHDMFTKLSSITNELRSLDEPISMTK; this is encoded by the coding sequence ATGGCAGCTCCACTTAACCTCGAAGAAGGTCAGTCGTCAAACAGAACTcctcgtttcaatggacatttctacagttggtggaaagttagaatgcacGATTACCTCATGGCTGAAGACAGCGAGTTATGGGATATTGTACTGGATGGACCATTTTTTCCTACGATGGAAGAAAAGGATGGAGAGAAAACTATTCTTGTCCCAAAGCCTAGGCAGAAATATGACGAAGCTGacaggaaaaagattgaaaaaggtTTCAAAGCTAAAAATCTTCTTGTCTGTGGGATAGTACCTGATGAGTACAACAGAGTGTCAGCCTGTGAGTCTGCTAAGGAAATTTGGGACTTCTTCAAGACTGCacatgaaggaactgaacaagtcaaagaatctAAGATTGATATGCTTACCTCACGATATGAGatcttcaaaatgaaggaaggagaaacaataCATGACATGTTCACCAAGTTGTCTTCCATTACAAATGAGCTGCGAAGTCTAGAtgaacctataagcatgacCAAATAA
- the LOC138340189 gene encoding sporulation-specific protein 15-like: MDALIGNLKTHEMNRNYDLSKKEAKKDKSLMLKCKSVEDSSDDDMAYLISRFQKIVKKNKVYKRGTNGTRNAAQSDTCYKCGKAGHFIRECPLLKNESKEHQKPRSDKENRRDLVLGKRDRKATADLVVKKALAAWGDYSSDSEDPDEPNDVSMVAVHEEETVFNEMFALMAHTADEEEDNQLTYERDTMNAELDSLTENKVKLEEKMSRMVSLESNNSELKNQSNQITEEAEKLNGMSNGLQAEIQEKLKISEKKLGVSLEKSNKLEHDIVSERSSSQCWYMDSGCSKHMTGDVNNFLSLKTLQGEGVSFGDGKKGYFLGVGKVGRSLEDSIDNVYHVDGLTYSLLSVSQISDKGNEVKFTYEKCTVVSLTTKKVILTAHRSKNMYVANLETSHGDDLACLSAQNENADLWHRRLGH; the protein is encoded by the exons ATGGATGCTTTGATTGGTAATCTGAAGACTCACGAGATGAATCGAAATTACGATTTATCGAAGAAGGAAGCCAAGAAGGATAAGTCATTGATGCTGAAGTGCAAATCAGTTGAAGATTccagtgatgatgatatggcatatctcatcagcagatttcaaaaaattgtgaagaaaaacaaagtttataaaagaggaacaaatggtACTCGTAATGCTGCTCAAAGTGATACttgctacaagtgtggaaaagcTGGGCACTTCATCAGAGAGTGTCCTTTGCTCAAGAATGAAAGCAAGGAACATCAAAAACCAAGAAGTGACAAAGAGAatagaagggacctggtactcgGCAAGAGAGATCGAAAAGCTACTGCAGATTTGGTTGTCAAAAAggctcttgctgcatggggTGATTActcaagtgattcagaagaccCTGATGAGCCAAACGATGTGTCCATGGTTGCTGTACATGAGGAGGAAACtgtcttcaatgaaatgtttgctctcatgGCTCACACAGCAGATGAAGAAGAGGATAATCAG TTAACATATGAAAGAGACACCATGAATGCTGAACTTGACAGTTTGactgaaaacaaagttaaacttgaagagaaaatgtcaagAATGGTGTCTCTAGAGTCAAATAACTCTGAACTAAAGAACCAGTCGAACCAGAttactgaagaagctgaaaaatTGAATGGAATGTCTAATGGTTTGCAAGCTGAAattcaagagaaattgaaaatctCTGAGAAAAAACTTGGTGTGTCGcttgaaaagagtaacaaattaGAACATGATATT gtgagtgagaggagtagcagtcaatgttggtatatggacagtggatgctctaagcatatgactggtgatgtaaataacttcctctcactcaagacactCCAAGGAGAaggtgtctcttttggtgatGGTAAGAAGGGGTACTttttgggagttggcaaagtaggaagatctcttgaagattcaattgacaatgtgtATCATGTGGATGGGTTGACGTACAGCTTGTTGAGTGTGTCACAAATCTCTGACAAAGGAAATGAGGTCAAATTTACTTATGAGAAATGCACTGTGGTGAGTCTAACTACAAAAAAGGTAATTCTCACTGCacacagaagtaaaaatatgtacgTGGCAAACTTGGAAACATCTCATGGAGATGACCTGGCATGTCTTAGTGCTCAGAATGAGAATGCTGATCTCTGGCATCGTAGGCTAGGGCATTGA